The Gossypium raimondii isolate GPD5lz chromosome 2, ASM2569854v1, whole genome shotgun sequence genome segment CTTATTGACTCCTTTTGGTTCACGCAGATAATCCCTTTTAAGAGTATagataatatttatacaataatgaaaatgtaagaatagaaaagatatataatatattccgGATACTATACAATATaaccaattttttcttttgcagaTAGTGAAGAAGAGGAGACCTTCTTTGATAGCCAAGCGTGGCTAAGATCAGATTGTGAGGATGGGGTTTCTAGTAATCCTGGGGAAGAACCTCCTCCAGCATTAGAGGAGAAAAAGGAACTAGTGGAGCTATTGGAGGACCCTTTTTGGAGTGATCTACTGATTCAACATCCTACTAAAGTCGTATCAATTTACAGGGATAACATACAGTTGGTTCGGTTTTTTCAGGATTGCTCTTGGACGAGTGAGCAAAGTTTCAAGAATCATAGCATCGTTAAGTCATCCATCCTCGTGAAAATTCCCAAGGAATTCAATGGTTTGAGTAAATCCAGGAACAACTCATTGCATGGCAAGGAGAGAGTTCAAAAGAACAAGTCAAACTCTAAGGAGAAAAGTTTCTGTTGCATCCCAGTGGTTTAGTCCAAGACATTGGCTTAGCATCAAACAAAGCTTTCTGCAAATGAATTTATAGTACAAATTACTTAATGCTACTTTGGGTGACTAGCGTAATAATAGgaggaaaatatttatttaatagttagacataaaataaaaaataattagtaaaaatttaaacatgcaagtaaaaactattataaaagataagatttctttaaaataaacaaaaattttcctctctctaacataaacaaataatgtGAGTGGGTatgcaattaaaaaataaa includes the following:
- the LOC105788674 gene encoding uncharacterized protein LOC105788674: MITQILKSLIWFGKTPFQVVMDTCGSVQELETPDEGICSNTTGLCLLSPVLEINEEDCPLDDKIDSEEEETFFDSQAWLRSDCEDGVSSNPGEEPPPALEEKKELVELLEDPFWSDLLIQHPTKVVSIYRDNIQLVRFFQDCSWTSEQSFKNHSIVKSSILVKIPKEFNGLSKSRNNSLHGKERVQKNKSNSKEKSFCCIPVV